The following are from one region of the Numenius arquata chromosome 23, bNumArq3.hap1.1, whole genome shotgun sequence genome:
- the LOC141474809 gene encoding feather keratin Cos2-3-like, with protein sequence MSCYNQCLPCRPCGPTPLANSCNEPCVRQCQNSTVAIQPSPVVVALPGPILSSFPQNTVVGSSTSAAVGSILSCDGVPITSGCCDLSGISSRYYGRRCPPC encoded by the coding sequence atgtcctgctacaaccagtgcctgccatgccggccctgtggcccgaccccactggccaacagctgcaacgagccctgtgtcaggcagtgccagaactccaccgtcgccATCCAGCCTTCCCCCGTGGTGGTggccctgcccggacccatcctcagctccttccctcagaacactgtggtgggatcctccacctctgctgctgttggcagcatcctcagctgtgatggagtgcccatcacctctgggtgctgtgatctctctggcatttccagccgctactatggcagaaggtgcCCCCCCTGCTAA